From one Trifolium pratense cultivar HEN17-A07 linkage group LG1, ARS_RC_1.1, whole genome shotgun sequence genomic stretch:
- the LOC123922501 gene encoding zinc finger CCCH domain-containing protein 11 produces the protein MPPKQSKADVAKKQKVVEDKTFGLKNKNKSKAVQKYVQNLKSSVQPKIDPKVDAKKKKEEEKAKEKELNDLFKIAVSQPKVPPGVDPKSILCEFFKVGQCAKGFKCKFSHDLNVQRKGEKIDIYSDKRDDETMEEWDQETLEKVVESKKNEYNQNKPTDIVCKHFLDAVERKQYGWFWQCPNGGKNCHYRHALPPGYVLKSQMKALLEEESDKMPIEEEIEKQRAQVKTTTPMTPELFMQWKKKKLDERDASLAAQQAERAKNDRMSGRELFLSDASLFVDDAEAYDKYQREPEPDETEQNGNGSAANNGPSTSAAGGADDEVPDDIDDDELDLDELNELEASLAKTSIQINEPGAEA, from the exons ATGCCTCCGAAGCAATCAAAAGCTGATGTAGCGAAGAAGCAGAAGGTTGTAGAAGACAAAACTTTCGGTctcaagaacaaaaacaaaagcaaaGCTGTACAGAAATATGTTCAGAATCTCAAATCATCTGTGCAGCCCAAAATCGACCCCAAAGTCGATGCAAag AAAAAGAAGGAGGAAGAGAAGGCCAAGGAGAAGGAGCTGAATGATTTGTTCAAAATTGCTGTTAGTCAGCCTAAAGTCCCACCAG GTGTTGATCCCAAGTCTATATTATGTGAGTTTTTTAAAGTGGGGCAGTGTGCTAAGGGTTTCAAATGCAAATTTTCCCATGATTTGAATGTTCAGAGGAAAGGGGAAAAGATTGACATATATAGTGATAAGCGTGACGATG AAACAATGGAGGAATGGGATCAAGAGACATTGGAGAAAGTGGTGGAGTCGAAGAAAAATGAGTATAATCAGAACAAACCAACTGACATT GTTTGTAAACACTTTTTGGATGCGGTAGAGAGGAAGCAATATGGTTGGTTTTGGCAATGCCCCAATGGTGGTAAGAATTGTCACTATAGACATGCACTTCCACCTGGGTATGTTTTAAAATCCCAAATGAAGGCTTTGTTAGAGGAAGAATCTGATAAAATGCCAATTGAAGAGGAAATTGAAAAGCAG CGGGCCCAAGTGAAAACTACAACTCCCATGACTCCTGAGTTGTTCATgcaatggaagaagaaaaagttgGACGAGAGAGATGCCAGTTTGGCTGCCCAACAGGCAGAGAGGGCTAAGAATGACCGTATGAG TGGTCGTGAGCTGTTTTTGTCGGATGCTAGCTTGTTTGTGGATGATGCGGAAGCATATGACAAGTACCAAAGAGAACCAGAACCTGATGAAACTGAACAGAAT GGGAATGGGAGTGCTGCTAATAATGGTCCCAGCACCTCAGCAGCAGGTGGTGCTGATGATGAAGTTCCTGATGACATTGATGACGATGAATTGGACTTGGATGAGTTAAATGAACTGGAAGCTAGTCTAGCCAAGACATCAATTCAAATTAATGAACCAGGAGCTGAAGCTTAA